The Sneathiella limimaris region GGCTTAGAAAGTTCTGTGCGCACGTGATTTTTCAACGGCCTGAACGGTGCCCTCAGAAAGGTCCAGCGAATATAGATCCGCGTAGGCAATCCACTTCGCGTCCTCGGCGTCATCCCCGGCCTGCAAGGTACCGTTCACATAGCGTGCGACAAACACCAGAATGGAAAAATGAAAGCGTGTTTTTGACGCGTCATCCTCCTCAATCACTTCGATCAGATCAATGAGGGGGCCAACCTCAGCGGTGATATCCGTCTCCTCCAACACTTCCCGGCGAACGCCAATTTCTGCCGTTTCGCCCAGACTTTGTGCGCCGCCCGGCAGATACCAGTCTCCTTTGGAGGGCTCTTTCCCCCGCTTGATCAGCAGAAACTCATCATCCCTCCAAACCACTGCGCACAGGCAGCAATAGGGACGGGCTGGATATTCCCGGCTCATGACCTACCGGCTGACCTTGGCGCAAACCGTTTCCACCGCGATGAAGAGCCGGTTTATATCGTCCTGCTCGGAAAGTCGGTGATCGCCATCCTTGACCAGGGTTACATCCACATCGGTGCTGGTCAGTTTTTCCTGGATCTGAAGGGCCGTCTCCCAAGGGACGCTGTCATCTTTCATCCCCTGTAGCAAATGCACTGGACCATCAAAGGGAATGTCACCCTGCATGACCAGATTACGATCGCCATCATCCAGCAGTTTTCTGGTGATGGTGTATGGCTCATCTGAATATTCGGTTGGCTCTTCCCAATATCCCTGCCGTTCAATATCGGCCTTGGCTTCATCGCTCATATCTGCGCGCATGCGCAAGGTGAAATCCGGTGCAGCGGCAATGCCGACAAATCCGGCAACCCGATCAGGCCGCAAAAGCGCCATGCGAAGTCCGATCCATCCGCCCATGGAGGAGCCGACAATGACTTGCGGTCCAGCTGTGCAATTATCCAGAACCGCCAGCGCGTCATCAGTCCAGCGGCTGATGCAGCCATCTGTGAAATTTCCTGTCGATTGTCCGTGCCCCAGATAATCAAACCGTGTATAGCTTCTGCCGATACCCTGCATCGCGGCTTCTAGGGCGATGGCCTTGGTGCCTTCCATGTCGGACATGAAGCCGGAACAGAAAATCACACCGGCACTCTCGCCTGCGCTATGATGATAGGCTATAGATTGTCCATCTGGACGTTGCAGAAGTTCAGGAGTAGACATATTTTTTCTAACCGAGCTAGAGATTAAAGAACCTTGACTGACCATAACACTCCAGAGCGTGCGAATGAAACCCACCCAATGACAATTTTGCAGGTGCTGCCCAGCCTGGAGGGCGGCGGTGTTGAGCGGGGCACGATTGAAATTGCAGCGGCTATTCAGGCGGCTGGCGGCCGGGCTATTGTCGTCTCGGCTGGCGGCAAAATGGTTTATGAGTTGGATCGTGTTGGCGCCAAGCATATTACCTTGCCCGTTCAGTCCAAGAACCCTCTCGTCATCCGAAAGAACACCAAGCGGCTCCTGAAAGTTATTGAGGACGAAAAAGTCGATTTGGTTCATGCCAGAAGCCGGGCCCCCGCATGGAGTGCCATGGGCGCTGCCAAGGCCGCGAAAATTCCGTTTGTAACCACCTTCCATGCGGCTTACGGTCGGGGCGGGGTTCTGAAAAACTGGTATAACTCGGTCATGGCCAAGGGGGATCGGGTGATCGCGATCTCTGATTTTATTGCCCGGCATATTCAGGAAAATTACCAGACACCCGCAGAGAAAATCATCACCATCGCCCGCGGTGTCGATTGCCGGAAATTCAACCCCGCCGCCGTCAGTGCGGAGCGGATTATTAAAATGGCAACCGATTGGGCGCTGCCCGATGGGGTACCGGTGATCATGATGCCCGGTCGCCTGACCCGCCTGAAAGGCCATGTTGAACTGATAGAGGCGCTCGCCAAACTGGAAAACCGGAACTTTCTTGCACTGTTTGTGGGGGCGGGCTCCGGCCGGGAAGCCTATCGCAATGAGCTCAATAATCTGGTGATCCAGAAAGGCCTGCAGGGGAAAGTTCAGATCAAGGATTACTGCGCTGATATGTCTGCTGCTCTCATGCTGGCAGATGTGGTGATTTCCGCAACTAACGTACCTGAAGGCTTTGGGCGTGTCGCTGTTGAAGCACAGGCGATGGGCCGTCCGGTCATCGCAACCGCCCATGGTGGATCGCTGGAGACCATTAAAGACGGCGAGACAGGCTGGCTTGTGCCGGTAGGGGATACAGACGCCATGGCAAAGGCTATCGATCAGGCCCTTGGGATGTCACCGGCTGAGCGCGAAGTGATTGCCGAAAAAACCCGCCAGTTTGTTTTGCAGAACTTCACGGTTGAGAAAATGTGTAACGCGACCCTCGATGTGTATCGGAATCTGCTGCAAAAGCCTGCCGGTTTATAATTGAGTAACATGCCGGAAAAAACTGAGAATATACTGGTGATCAAGCATGGGGCGCTTGGGGATGTTGTGTTGGCGCAAACACCGTTTCAGGCGATCCGCGCCCATCACCCGGATGCACATATCACCTTACTGACCACAAAACCCTACAAAGGGTTTTTGGCGCCGATGGGACTTTTTGATGAGATTTGGGTCGATGAAAAGCCGAAACTCTGGAACTTTCTGAAGCTCGGGCGATTGCGGGATCGGTTAAATAAGGGGCAGTTTGACCGGGTTTATGACTTGCAAACCTCGTCCCGGTCCAGCTCCTACCTCGCATTGTTTCAAAGCCCTAAGCCGGAATGGTCAGGCATTGCCGGGGGATGCAGCCATCCCCATGATAATCCGGACCGCGGTAAGCTCCATACGATCGAGCGTCAGCGGGAACAGCTGGAACAGGCCGGGATTACCAAGTTTCCGGACCCGGATTTTTCGTCCATCATGACCGATATTTCCCATCTGAATCTCCCTGCGAAATTTGCCTTGCTGGTGCCTGGGGGATCTGCCCATCGGCCTGAAAAACGCTGGCCCGCGGCAAGCTATGCAAAACTCGCCAGCTGGCTGGTGGATCAGGGGTTGACGCCTGTGCTCCTCGGCGGGGCGGCGGAAGCAGATGTGTTGTCGGTGATTGAGACTGCCTGCTCTGAGGCGATTAATCTGTCGGGGAAAACTTCCCTTGGGGATATTGCCTCCCTTGGCCGGGATGCGGTCGTCGCGATTGGAAATGACACAGGCCCTCTTCATCTGATTGCGGCCGTGGGCTGTCCGGTCACGGTTATTTTCTCTTATGCGTCTGATCCGGCGCGGGCACGGCCGCGGGGAGCGGATGTCACCGTTCTCAGGGAGGAAGACCTGGAGAATCTCAGCCTTGAAAAAGTGATAGAAACGCTCAAAATCCCTAATTAGCGCTCTTAAAGTGACAGTTTTCTGAAATCTGGCGGATTTCTGGACCGTTTGATAGGTCTCCGCCTTGACAGGATGGGTTAAATTTTTACAGTCGCTACTCCTGAAACCCGGTTCAGGTCAGGGTATTGATCGGAACCCAACCCATTGGTGGTAAAAGTGCAAAACGCAAATGTGAACATTACGCTTCCAGATGGAAGCGTTCGAAGCTTCGACAATCCTGTGAGTGGTCTGGAGCTGGCTGCAGATATTGGCCCTGGTTTGGCCAAGGCGGCCCTGGCTCTTCGAATTGACGGCGAAATGCGGGATCTGAAAACCGTTCTTGATCAAGACGTCGCTGTTGAGATTGTGACGACCAAGGAAGACGGTGACGAAGTTCTGGAATTGATCCGCCATGATGCGGCTCATGTGATGGCCGAAGCGGTGAAGGAGCTGTATCCGGAAACCCAGGTCACCATTGGCCCAGCGATTGAAGACGGTTTCTACTACGATTTTGCAAGGGATAAGCCTTTCACGCCGGAAGATCTGGAAAAGATCGAGCAGCGGATGCATGAAATTGTCGATCGCGACGAGAGCATCGACCGTGAGGAATGGGACCGCGATGAGGCCGTCCGTTTCTTCGAAGGACAGGGCGAGAAATATAAAGCCGAGATTATTGCCTCCATTCCAGCGGATCAGCCGATCGGTATTTACAAGCAGGGTGCCTTTCAGGATCTCTGCCGGGGACCGCATTTGCCGTCCACGAAGAAACTGGGTCACGCTTTTAAGCTGATGAAGCTGGCGGGTGCCTATTGGCGCGGTGATTCCAAGAATGAAATGCTGCAGCGGGTTTATGGAACCGCCTGGCGGAACGAGAAAGAGCTGAAAGCCTATCTCAACCGTCTGGAAGAGGCCGAGCGCCGCGATCACCGGAAACTCGGCCGTGAGATGGATCTCTTCCACATGCAGGAAGAGGCTGTTGGCATGGTGTTCTGGCACAAACATGGCTGGACCCTTTATCGGACCCTGGAAAGCTATATCCGCAACAAGCTTGAGAAAGCTGATTATCAGGAAGTGAAGACACCGCAACTGGTGGATCGCAAGCTGTGGGAAGATTCGGGTCACTGGGAAAAGTTCCGGGAAAATATGTACACCACGGAATCAGAGGAGCGGACTTTCGCCCTCAAGCCCATGAACTGCCCCTGCCACGTGCAGATTTATAATCAGGGCATCACCAGCTATCGTGATCTGCCACTTCGCATGGCGGAATTTGGGTCTTGCCATCGGTATGAGCCATCAGGTGCCCTGCACGGAATTATGCGGGTTCGGGGGTTTACGCAGGATGATGCGCATATTTTCTGTACAGAAGATCAGATTACCTCTGAAACTGAGGCGTTCTGTGACCTGCTACTGGATATTTACAAGGATTTCGGGTTTACCGAGGTTCGGGTGAAATTCTCCGATCGGCCGGAAGTGCGGGCCGGGGATGACAGCATCTGGGACAAGGCGGAAGGCTCTTTGCGCGAAGCCATTGAGGCAACGGGCATGAGCTACACCATGAACCCGGGCGAGGGTGCCTTTTATGGTCCGAAGTTGGAATTTGTACTGACCGATGCCATTGGTCGGGACTGGCAGTGCGGAACCTTGCAGGTTGACTTTGTTCTGCCAGAGCGGTTAAACGCCAATTACATTGGTGAAGATGGGGCAAAGCACCGTCCTGTGATGCTGCACCGGGCAATCTTCGGATCCATGGAGCGCTTCATCGGTATCCTGATCGAGGAATACGCAGGTCGCTTCCCGCTGTGGCTGTCACCACAGCAGGTCGTCATCGCCACGATTACGGACGAGGCGGATGATTATGCCCGTGAGGTTCTTGCCGAAGCACAGAAACGGGGACTTCGGGCGGAGCTGGATCTTCGAAATGAGAAGATTAACTACAAGGTTCGTGAGCATAGCCTCGCCAAGGTGCCAGCCCTTTTGGTT contains the following coding sequences:
- a CDS encoding alpha/beta fold hydrolase gives rise to the protein MSTPELLQRPDGQSIAYHHSAGESAGVIFCSGFMSDMEGTKAIALEAAMQGIGRSYTRFDYLGHGQSTGNFTDGCISRWTDDALAVLDNCTAGPQVIVGSSMGGWIGLRMALLRPDRVAGFVGIAAAPDFTLRMRADMSDEAKADIERQGYWEEPTEYSDEPYTITRKLLDDGDRNLVMQGDIPFDGPVHLLQGMKDDSVPWETALQIQEKLTSTDVDVTLVKDGDHRLSEQDDINRLFIAVETVCAKVSR
- a CDS encoding glycosyltransferase family 4 protein translates to MTILQVLPSLEGGGVERGTIEIAAAIQAAGGRAIVVSAGGKMVYELDRVGAKHITLPVQSKNPLVIRKNTKRLLKVIEDEKVDLVHARSRAPAWSAMGAAKAAKIPFVTTFHAAYGRGGVLKNWYNSVMAKGDRVIAISDFIARHIQENYQTPAEKIITIARGVDCRKFNPAAVSAERIIKMATDWALPDGVPVIMMPGRLTRLKGHVELIEALAKLENRNFLALFVGAGSGREAYRNELNNLVIQKGLQGKVQIKDYCADMSAALMLADVVISATNVPEGFGRVAVEAQAMGRPVIATAHGGSLETIKDGETGWLVPVGDTDAMAKAIDQALGMSPAEREVIAEKTRQFVLQNFTVEKMCNATLDVYRNLLQKPAGL
- a CDS encoding NUDIX hydrolase; this encodes MSREYPARPYCCLCAVVWRDDEFLLIKRGKEPSKGDWYLPGGAQSLGETAEIGVRREVLEETDITAEVGPLIDLIEVIEEDDASKTRFHFSILVFVARYVNGTLQAGDDAEDAKWIAYADLYSLDLSEGTVQAVEKSRAHRTF
- the thrS gene encoding threonine--tRNA ligase; this encodes MQNANVNITLPDGSVRSFDNPVSGLELAADIGPGLAKAALALRIDGEMRDLKTVLDQDVAVEIVTTKEDGDEVLELIRHDAAHVMAEAVKELYPETQVTIGPAIEDGFYYDFARDKPFTPEDLEKIEQRMHEIVDRDESIDREEWDRDEAVRFFEGQGEKYKAEIIASIPADQPIGIYKQGAFQDLCRGPHLPSTKKLGHAFKLMKLAGAYWRGDSKNEMLQRVYGTAWRNEKELKAYLNRLEEAERRDHRKLGREMDLFHMQEEAVGMVFWHKHGWTLYRTLESYIRNKLEKADYQEVKTPQLVDRKLWEDSGHWEKFRENMYTTESEERTFALKPMNCPCHVQIYNQGITSYRDLPLRMAEFGSCHRYEPSGALHGIMRVRGFTQDDAHIFCTEDQITSETEAFCDLLLDIYKDFGFTEVRVKFSDRPEVRAGDDSIWDKAEGSLREAIEATGMSYTMNPGEGAFYGPKLEFVLTDAIGRDWQCGTLQVDFVLPERLNANYIGEDGAKHRPVMLHRAIFGSMERFIGILIEEYAGRFPLWLSPQQVVIATITDEADDYAREVLAEAQKRGLRAELDLRNEKINYKVREHSLAKVPALLVAGKREAEENTISVRRLGEKHQKVMSLTEALDSLAEEARVPGF
- a CDS encoding glycosyltransferase family 9 protein, with the translated sequence MPEKTENILVIKHGALGDVVLAQTPFQAIRAHHPDAHITLLTTKPYKGFLAPMGLFDEIWVDEKPKLWNFLKLGRLRDRLNKGQFDRVYDLQTSSRSSSYLALFQSPKPEWSGIAGGCSHPHDNPDRGKLHTIERQREQLEQAGITKFPDPDFSSIMTDISHLNLPAKFALLVPGGSAHRPEKRWPAASYAKLASWLVDQGLTPVLLGGAAEADVLSVIETACSEAINLSGKTSLGDIASLGRDAVVAIGNDTGPLHLIAAVGCPVTVIFSYASDPARARPRGADVTVLREEDLENLSLEKVIETLKIPN